The uncultured Subdoligranulum sp. genomic sequence TCACCAACTGCCAGAGCAACTGGCTGCTGGCCATCGTGGCACTGGCCACCGTCATCATCTGCAACATCTGGGGCAAGGGCATGGTCAAGATCCTGCCCATCCTCATCGGTGTGCTGGTGGCCTACGCCGTGGCCCTGGTCACCGGCGCCGTGGATTTTGCGGCCATCGCCGAGGCAAGCTGGTTCGGCATCCCGCTGCATAAGGAATCCATGGGTCTTTTCTCCATCGACGGCAGCGAGACCTTCATCAGCGCCATCTTCACCATCGTGCCCATCGCCCTGGCCACCATGATGGAGCACATCGGCGATATCGCCGCCATCAGCGCCACCACCGGCAAGAACTACATCCGTGACCCCGGCCTCAACCGCACCCTGCTGGGCGACGGCCTGGCCACCACCATGGCCGGTCTGCTGGGCGGCCCCGCCAACACCACCTACGGCGAAAACACCGGCGTGCTGGCCCTGACCAAGATCTACGACCCGCTGGTCATCCGCATTGCCGCCGTCTTTGCCCTGGTGCTGAGCTTCTGCCCCAAGTTTGAGGCCATCATCAACACCATCCCCACCGGCATCGTGGGCGGCATCAGCTTCGTGCTCTACGGCATGATCTCCGCCATCGGCGTGCGCAACGTGGTGGAGAACAAGGTGGACTTCACCAACTCCCGCAACCTGATCATCGCCGCCGTCATCCTGGTCTGCGCCCTGGGCTTTGACTCGGTGGGCGGCATCACCTTCTATGTGGGCAGCATGGCCGTCAACCTGTCCGGCCTGGCCATCGCCGCCATCGCCGGCATCCTGCTCAACGCCCTGCTGCCCGGCAACGACTACGAATTCGACGAGGGCACCAACGACGGCGAAGGCGCCAGCCTGCGCGTCTGATCGGACCTTTCCAAGGAGGACCCCCATGACCGCTGCGGATTTTACCAACCTGCACCTGCAATACAAATCGGAACAGGCCGGGGGCGAACTTCCCGCCGCCATCGAGCATGATTTTGCCGACGGCCGGATGGTGGATCACTACTATGTGACCCCCTCCCCTGCCTTCTGGGAGGATGAAGGCATCAAGGGACTGGGCCAGGTTTCGGGCATCCTGTTCCTGCAGCAGCCCGACGGCGCCCCCTGGAAGATCCTGGTCCACGAACCGGGCATGATCAAGGAAGTGATCTTTGAGATGCCCGACGAGGAATTCCGCCGGATGCTCGCCGACAACGGCGTCATCCTGCCCGGCGAGCCCGGCTTTGTGCCGCCCCAATAAAAGAAAGGGTCTGTTCCCTGCTTTTTCCCCGCAGAAATGCGGGGATTTTTTGTTTTTTCCCCTTGACAGCCCGCCCAGCCAGGTGTATCATATGAACAAATAAACATATGAAAGGATGTTTCCTATGGCACAGCATGATGCTGCCCTGTC encodes the following:
- a CDS encoding uracil-xanthine permease family protein; translation: MGEKTIDYSKGIYDARQLGTPKMLILGAQHMFAMFGATVLVPLLTGLSVSTTLLCAGLGTLLFHFLCKGKVPAFLGSSFAYLGGFTIVSNDGANPENLPYACAAVAFSGLVYVLFSFLITAFGIRRMMKFFPPVVTGPIIIAIGLILAPSAITNCQSNWLLAIVALATVIICNIWGKGMVKILPILIGVLVAYAVALVTGAVDFAAIAEASWFGIPLHKESMGLFSIDGSETFISAIFTIVPIALATMMEHIGDIAAISATTGKNYIRDPGLNRTLLGDGLATTMAGLLGGPANTTYGENTGVLALTKIYDPLVIRIAAVFALVLSFCPKFEAIINTIPTGIVGGISFVLYGMISAIGVRNVVENKVDFTNSRNLIIAAVILVCALGFDSVGGITFYVGSMAVNLSGLAIAAIAGILLNALLPGNDYEFDEGTNDGEGASLRV